A window from Leptospira stimsonii encodes these proteins:
- a CDS encoding ATP-binding protein, translating into MHFDELRNRVVGNVEFVSPNEIKVLLELNAPQTTALNTGIPHFFPRINSFVLIPNEDGFLVGLISWIGTEYSNYPKRKGLKDFDIIDLPYPVRKLSLSPLGTLRKEGRHLRLERGIVTFPSVGDSVIIPSDIQLKSILENQDQSATVEIGSASIVSNVPVKIDPDRLFGRHFAVLGNTGSGKSCSVAGIIRWTIESAKQAIKETEEKSKEPNARFIILDPNGEYSNAFSDLGKVRRFHISLTQEEEDMASQLKVPAWLWNSYEWSAITQASGKTQRPILRRALREMRNSKFDLSDDVTLRIQRFYSSAYISIRNLIRNASYRDESTKSAIMLKSIGEDSVGYYELNSSCKTEINELQDVIKQTLAEKFKSFTKEGKKIEFYDPFTEEKFKNVEITIEKILEKVGGLKVYTGPNEDSPVPFDESQLPSHVDRLAKESGHQEWLDFYIMRMRTMLSDKRMASILKYDSDVTLESWLNDYLGSDNASNGPIAIIDLSIVPIEIVHIIVSVISRIIFEALQRYRRMNSKVLPTVIVMEEAHTFIKRYSDNQDEFSSEKLSCQIFEKIAREGRKFGLGLLLSSQRPSELSSTVLSQCNTFLLHRIVNDRDQELVKKLVPDNLGSLLEELPVLPTRKAILLGHASSIPILVDIKDLPESQRPDSKDPDFWNVWTKQSDRRIDWKTIVNKWQFEDSTDETDASKQEKTKSIPLTEPKDSELKKSSPKKKK; encoded by the coding sequence ATGCATTTTGATGAATTAAGAAATAGAGTTGTAGGAAACGTTGAGTTTGTTTCACCAAATGAAATAAAGGTTTTACTAGAATTAAATGCTCCGCAGACGACAGCTCTAAACACAGGTATTCCACATTTCTTTCCGAGAATTAATAGTTTCGTATTAATTCCAAATGAGGATGGTTTTCTGGTTGGATTAATTTCTTGGATCGGAACAGAATATTCAAATTATCCTAAGAGGAAAGGCTTAAAGGATTTCGATATTATTGACTTGCCGTATCCTGTCAGAAAACTTTCTCTTAGCCCCCTTGGTACACTACGAAAAGAAGGAAGGCATTTGCGCCTAGAAAGAGGAATTGTTACTTTTCCTAGTGTAGGCGATAGTGTAATTATTCCAAGCGACATACAACTTAAATCTATTCTCGAAAATCAAGATCAAAGTGCAACTGTAGAAATTGGCTCTGCTTCAATCGTTTCGAATGTTCCAGTTAAGATAGATCCGGATCGCCTTTTCGGAAGGCATTTTGCTGTCTTAGGAAACACAGGTAGTGGTAAGTCATGTAGTGTGGCCGGCATCATCAGATGGACGATTGAATCTGCTAAACAAGCTATAAAAGAAACAGAAGAAAAGTCAAAAGAGCCAAATGCGAGATTTATTATCCTTGATCCTAACGGGGAATACTCAAATGCCTTTAGCGATTTAGGAAAAGTTCGTAGATTTCATATTTCTTTGACGCAGGAAGAAGAAGATATGGCTTCTCAATTAAAAGTACCAGCTTGGCTATGGAACAGTTATGAATGGTCCGCTATAACCCAAGCTAGCGGAAAGACACAAAGACCAATTCTTCGACGTGCTTTAAGAGAGATGAGAAATAGTAAATTTGATTTAAGTGATGATGTTACTTTACGCATACAACGATTTTATTCAAGTGCTTATATCTCCATCCGCAATTTGATTAGAAATGCATCTTATAGAGATGAATCTACAAAATCAGCAATTATGCTTAAAAGCATTGGAGAAGATTCAGTAGGGTATTATGAGCTTAATTCTTCCTGCAAAACTGAAATCAATGAATTGCAAGATGTAATTAAGCAAACGCTTGCGGAGAAATTTAAATCATTTACTAAAGAAGGAAAGAAAATTGAATTTTATGATCCTTTCACTGAAGAAAAGTTTAAGAATGTAGAAATTACTATTGAAAAAATATTAGAAAAAGTCGGGGGTCTTAAGGTATATACTGGGCCAAATGAGGATTCCCCAGTTCCCTTTGATGAATCCCAACTTCCAAGTCATGTCGACAGGCTTGCTAAGGAGTCAGGTCATCAAGAATGGCTTGATTTTTACATAATGAGAATGCGTACAATGCTTTCTGATAAAAGAATGGCTTCGATTCTGAAATATGATTCTGATGTTACACTGGAATCTTGGCTTAACGATTATTTAGGGTCAGATAACGCTTCAAATGGACCAATTGCCATTATTGATCTTTCTATTGTTCCGATAGAAATTGTCCATATTATTGTCAGTGTAATTTCTAGAATTATTTTTGAGGCCCTGCAAAGATATAGAAGAATGAATTCTAAAGTTTTACCGACTGTCATTGTAATGGAAGAAGCTCATACTTTTATAAAAAGGTACTCTGATAATCAAGATGAGTTTTCTTCAGAAAAGTTGAGTTGTCAGATTTTTGAAAAGATTGCAAGGGAAGGGAGAAAATTTGGATTAGGTTTATTATTATCTTCTCAAAGACCTTCTGAACTTTCTTCAACGGTTTTGTCTCAATGTAATACTTTTCTGTTACATCGAATAGTTAATGATCGTGATCAAGAATTAGTAAAAAAATTAGTTCCTGATAATCTAGGTAGTTTACTTGAGGAGCTACCTGTTTTACCAACTAGAAAAGCTATTCTCCTCGGACATGCGTCTTCCATTCCTATTTTAGTAGATATTAAAGATTTACCTGAATCGCAAAGACCTGATTCTAAAGACCCAGATTTCTGGAATGTCTGGACTAAGCAGTCTGATAGAAGAATTGATTGGAAGACTATTGTAAATAAATGGCAATTTGAAGATTCTACTGATGAGACAGATGCTTCAAAGCAGGAAAAGACTAAATCGATCCCACTTACTGAACCTAAAGATTCAGAGCTGAAGAAATCAAGTCCTAAGAAGAAAAAATAG
- a CDS encoding helix-turn-helix transcriptional regulator — protein sequence MYSLRISAQKGFFMTEKSKNKSQSIVQKWPKSEPIRRISENERKAFYHQLKVARIEANLTQAQVAKMIKRSRSQVSKIESGKCRLYMDEFLKFMKIYKKLPFFFYSVFTTNEVIKPQKRTRVKSAKQF from the coding sequence ATGTATTCTTTACGAATCTCTGCTCAAAAAGGTTTCTTTATGACGGAAAAATCTAAAAACAAGTCTCAAAGTATTGTCCAAAAATGGCCTAAATCGGAGCCCATAAGGAGAATTTCTGAGAACGAAAGGAAAGCATTCTATCATCAGCTAAAAGTCGCGAGAATAGAAGCTAATCTTACTCAAGCACAGGTTGCAAAGATGATCAAAAGGAGCAGAAGCCAAGTTTCAAAGATAGAATCCGGGAAGTGTAGATTGTACATGGACGAATTTTTAAAGTTTATGAAGATTTATAAGAAACTTCCTTTCTTCTTTTACTCTGTATTTACAACTAATGAAGTTATTAAACCACAGAAGAGAACCCGAGTAAAATCTGCGAAGCAGTTTTAA